Proteins from a single region of Geothrix sp. PMB-07:
- a CDS encoding Mpo1-like protein, producing MSEWIQAYALSHEHPVNQACHAVGIPIVTLSILTLAASPWVHGLWRGGLLLFGVGWAFQFLGHAVEGKPPEFFKDWRFLLVGLRWWLMKVSGRNLPIH from the coding sequence ATGTCGGAGTGGATCCAAGCCTACGCGCTCAGTCACGAGCATCCGGTCAACCAGGCCTGCCATGCCGTGGGCATCCCCATCGTGACGCTGTCGATTCTGACGCTCGCGGCCTCACCTTGGGTTCACGGTCTTTGGAGGGGAGGGCTGCTGCTGTTCGGGGTGGGCTGGGCGTTCCAGTTCCTGGGGCACGCCGTCGAAGGCAAGCCGCCGGAATTCTTCAAGGACTGGCGCTTCCTGCTGGTGGGGCTGCGCTGGTGGCTCATGAAGGTTTCCGGCCGCAATCTTCCCATCCATTGA
- the sppA gene encoding signal peptide peptidase SppA, with product MKDFFKTFFATLLALAVAGGLTFVLFFGLLAVIGSSGKPTVPGKAVLVFDLDTSLSDAEREPDPSEVVNEVMGIGNAHGQSLPAMIEALDRAASDSRISALFLTGSLQGGGPAQLRELREAIQRFKAKKPVLAYNLGWSKRDFYLAAGATTVFINPFGEMEVNGLASEPMFFGEAFKKYGVEVQVTRVGKYKSAVEPFITDRMSEPNREQIQKLLEDIWGEWKDTVAKDRKKAPADLQALADEKGIVDADEARKLGLVDRVAPYDEVLNELKKVAGKDAKDKDFPQIALTTYAGIPGDAKSVKTRLAVLVAEGEIVDGEGKANQVGGEKLSRELRRLRMDERVKAVVLRVNSPGGSASASELIQREVVLTKKVKPVVISMGHLAASGGYWISTYGDRIFAEPTTITGSIGVFGMFANVKKLANEHGITWDSVQTAKMANPTTLTRPKNDLELSRLQGLVDRIYEQFITKVADSRKLKKEAVQEIAQGRVWSGQEALKLGLVDELGGLEAALKHAAKMAKAENDFYVAGPEREPDAFREFLKGLGQGKSRKLAKQGPVEALTESFKLQLERLSALNDPQGVYARIPFEIDLK from the coding sequence ATGAAGGACTTCTTCAAGACTTTTTTCGCCACGCTGCTGGCCCTCGCGGTGGCGGGTGGGCTCACCTTCGTGCTGTTCTTCGGGCTGCTGGCCGTGATCGGCTCTTCTGGCAAGCCCACCGTTCCTGGCAAGGCGGTGCTGGTGTTTGATCTGGACACCAGCCTGTCGGATGCCGAGCGCGAGCCTGATCCCAGTGAAGTGGTCAACGAAGTCATGGGCATCGGCAATGCCCACGGCCAGTCCTTGCCCGCCATGATTGAAGCCCTAGATCGGGCCGCTTCGGATTCCCGCATCAGCGCTCTGTTTTTGACCGGCAGCCTGCAGGGCGGAGGCCCCGCCCAGCTGCGGGAACTGCGGGAGGCCATCCAGCGCTTCAAGGCCAAGAAGCCCGTACTGGCCTACAACCTGGGCTGGAGCAAACGGGACTTCTACCTGGCGGCTGGGGCCACCACGGTGTTCATCAATCCCTTCGGCGAAATGGAAGTGAACGGTCTGGCCAGCGAACCCATGTTCTTCGGCGAAGCCTTCAAGAAATATGGCGTGGAAGTCCAGGTCACCCGCGTGGGCAAGTACAAGAGCGCTGTGGAGCCCTTCATCACCGACCGCATGAGTGAACCCAACCGGGAACAGATCCAGAAGCTGCTGGAGGACATTTGGGGCGAGTGGAAGGACACGGTGGCCAAGGATCGCAAGAAGGCGCCCGCCGACCTGCAGGCCCTCGCCGATGAGAAGGGCATTGTCGATGCGGACGAGGCCCGAAAACTGGGGCTGGTGGATCGCGTCGCGCCCTACGACGAAGTGCTTAACGAACTGAAGAAGGTCGCTGGCAAGGATGCGAAGGACAAGGATTTCCCCCAGATCGCCCTCACCACCTATGCCGGTATTCCCGGCGACGCCAAGTCCGTGAAGACCCGCCTCGCAGTGCTGGTGGCGGAAGGCGAGATCGTGGATGGCGAAGGCAAGGCCAACCAGGTGGGTGGCGAGAAGCTGAGCCGTGAGCTGCGGCGCCTGCGCATGGACGAGCGGGTCAAGGCCGTGGTGCTGCGCGTGAACAGCCCCGGCGGCAGCGCCTCGGCCTCTGAGCTGATTCAGCGCGAAGTGGTGCTCACCAAGAAGGTGAAGCCCGTGGTGATCTCCATGGGCCATCTGGCCGCGTCTGGCGGCTATTGGATCAGCACCTACGGCGACCGCATCTTCGCGGAACCCACCACCATCACCGGTTCCATCGGCGTCTTCGGCATGTTCGCCAACGTGAAGAAGCTGGCGAACGAGCACGGCATCACCTGGGACAGCGTCCAGACCGCGAAGATGGCCAATCCCACCACCCTGACCCGGCCCAAGAACGATCTGGAACTGAGCCGCCTCCAGGGGCTGGTGGACCGCATCTACGAGCAGTTCATCACCAAGGTGGCCGACAGCCGCAAGCTGAAGAAGGAAGCCGTGCAGGAGATTGCCCAGGGCCGCGTGTGGTCCGGCCAGGAAGCCCTGAAGCTGGGCCTGGTGGATGAGCTTGGCGGCCTGGAGGCGGCCTTGAAACACGCCGCGAAAATGGCCAAGGCCGAGAATGATTTCTATGTTGCGGGCCCCGAGCGGGAACCGGATGCCTTCCGGGAGTTCCTCAAAGGGTTGGGCCAGGGCAAGAGCCGGAAACTGGCCAAGCAGGGCCCCGTGGAGGCGCTGACGGAATCCTTCAAGCTGCAGCTGGAGCGGTTGTCCGCGCTGAATGATCCCCAGGGCGTCTACGCCCGGATTCCCTTCGAGATCGACCTCAAGTGA
- a CDS encoding DUF4442 domain-containing protein: MTSPFSRFKQTFGMRLFGWLKIPLLASVRPTVVELSETRCVIRVPLRRWTRNHLGSMYFGALAIGADCAGGLLAMEQINRSKQKVSLVFKAFQATFLKRPETDVYFICEEGAAIRAQVQRALASEDRITEPVRVQAAIRTAEGSFEPVAEFVLELSLKRRDESLKIG; encoded by the coding sequence ATGACCTCCCCATTCAGCCGCTTCAAGCAGACCTTCGGCATGCGCCTCTTCGGGTGGCTGAAGATCCCCCTGCTGGCCTCTGTGCGCCCCACCGTGGTGGAACTCAGCGAGACCCGCTGCGTGATCCGCGTGCCTCTGCGGCGCTGGACCCGCAACCACCTGGGCTCCATGTATTTTGGCGCCCTGGCCATCGGCGCCGACTGCGCCGGGGGCCTGCTGGCCATGGAGCAGATCAACCGCTCAAAGCAGAAGGTGTCATTGGTCTTCAAGGCCTTCCAGGCCACCTTTTTGAAGCGCCCTGAAACCGATGTCTACTTCATCTGCGAAGAGGGTGCAGCCATCCGTGCGCAGGTGCAGCGCGCCCTCGCCTCGGAGGATCGCATCACCGAACCCGTGCGTGTGCAGGCAGCCATCAGGACGGCCGAAGGCAGCTTCGAGCCGGTGGCCGAATTCGTGCTGGAACTCAGCCTCAAGCGGCGGGACGAATCGCTCAAGATTGGGTAA
- a CDS encoding MarC family protein, translated as MDSSSFISAIVLLVLVTDPLGNIPLFVGLLRQVDPARRQRIIVREVLFAFAILVFFALFGQRVLKLMHLTDTSLGIAGGVILFLIALKMVFPHPEGRNGHPLHGEPFLVPLAIPFIAGPSAIATVLLLVSREPHRIWEWLGALSVAMAVSAIVLGFAEKISDFLGEQVTMAFERLMGLVLTAIAIEMLLAGIQKFVQQIHVIAV; from the coding sequence ATGGATTCGTCTTCCTTCATCTCTGCCATCGTTCTGCTGGTGCTGGTGACGGATCCCCTGGGCAACATCCCCCTCTTCGTGGGGCTGCTGCGTCAGGTGGATCCGGCCCGGCGTCAGCGCATCATCGTGCGCGAGGTGCTCTTCGCCTTCGCGATTCTGGTTTTCTTCGCGCTCTTCGGGCAGCGGGTGCTCAAGCTCATGCACCTGACGGACACCTCCCTGGGCATCGCGGGCGGCGTGATCCTCTTCCTCATCGCGCTCAAGATGGTGTTTCCCCATCCCGAGGGGCGGAATGGGCACCCGCTTCACGGCGAGCCTTTCCTGGTGCCGCTGGCCATCCCCTTCATCGCCGGACCTTCGGCCATCGCTACGGTGCTGCTGCTGGTGAGCCGGGAGCCCCACCGCATCTGGGAATGGCTGGGGGCATTGTCCGTGGCCATGGCCGTCTCGGCCATTGTGCTGGGGTTTGCCGAGAAGATCTCTGACTTCCTGGGCGAGCAGGTGACCATGGCCTTCGAGCGGCTCATGGGGCTGGTGCTGACGGCCATCGCCATCGAGATGCTGCTGGCGGGCATCCAGAAGTTCGTGCAGCAGATTCATGTGATCGCAGTCTAG